One part of the Ailuropoda melanoleuca isolate Jingjing chromosome 6, ASM200744v2, whole genome shotgun sequence genome encodes these proteins:
- the NODAL gene encoding nodal homolog isoform X1, protein MDLFAVPLSQVTFASGSMVLEVTRPLSKWLKHPGEPEAQMSGLAGECQQRPPPPPVTSVLLVLYSNLSPEQRRLGGSTLLWEAESSWRAREGQLSQERGRRHRRHHLPDRSQLCRKVKFQVDFNLIGWGSWIIYPKQYNAYRCEGECPNPVGEEFHPTNHAYIQSLLKRYQPHRVPSTCCAPVKTKPLSMLYVDNGRVLLDHHKDMIVEECGCL, encoded by the exons ATGGACCTGTTCGCTGTCCCCCTGTCCCAGGTTACCTTTGCCTCAGGCAGCATGGTCCTGGAGGTGACCAGGCCACTCTCCAAGTGGCTGAAGCACCCCGGGGAGCCAGAGGCGCAGATGTCCGGTTTGGCTGGAGAGTGTCAGCAGCGGCCTCCCCCGCCGCCTGTCACTAGCGTGCTCCTCGTGCTCTACTCCAACCTCTCCCCAGAGCAGAGGCGGCTGGGCGGCTCCACCTTGCTGTGGGAGGCTGAGAGCTCGTGGCGGGCCCGGGAGGGACAGCTGtcccaggagaggggcaggcGGCACCGTCGACACCACTTGCCGGACAGAAGCCAGCTGTGTCGGAAGGTCAAGTTCCAGGTGGACTTCAACCTCATTGGATGGGGCTCCTGGATCATCTACCCCAAGCAGTACAATGCCTACCGCTGCGAGGGCGAGTGTCCTAACCCCGTGGGGGAGGAGTTCCATCCCACCAACCACGCGTACATCCAG AGTCTCCTGAAACGATACCAGCCCCACCGAGTCCCTTCCACCTGCTGTGCCCCCGTGAAGACCAAGCCGCTGAGCATGTTGTATGTGGACAATGGCCGAGTCCTCCTAGACCATCATAAAGACATGATTGTGGAAGAATGCGGGTGCCTTTGA